A portion of the Phycodurus eques isolate BA_2022a chromosome 3, UOR_Pequ_1.1, whole genome shotgun sequence genome contains these proteins:
- the LOC133399969 gene encoding ubiquitin recognition factor in ER-associated degradation protein 1 isoform X2, which produces MFSFHVFDHPMSRGFQNRFSTQYRCYSVSMLAGPNDRSDVEKGGKIIMPPSALDQLSRLNITYPMLFKLTNKNSDRMTHCGVLEFVADEGICYLPHWMMQNLLLEEGGLVQVESVNLMVATYSKFQPQSPDFLDITNPKAVLENALRNFACLTTGDVIAINYNEKIYELRVMETKPDRAVSIIECDMNVDFDAPLGYKEPERRSHHQEEPTEEEADPSTYAEMDTRFRAFTGSGNRLDGKTKGIEPSPAPLGPSDIIRGIPNYEFKIGRVTFIRNSRPLPRRMLEDDDAMNRFIAFSGEGQSLRKKGRKP; this is translated from the exons ATG TTTTCCTTCCACGTCTTCGACCACCCGATGTCCCGTGGCTTCCAGAACCGCTTTTCCACTCAGTACCGATGCTACTCTGTGTCGATGCTGGCCGGTCCGAATGACCGCTCCGACGTGGAGAAAGGAGGCAAAA tCATAATGCCACCTTCAGCGCTTGACCAGCTCA GCAGACTTAATATCACCTATCCGATGCTGTTCAAGCTGACTAACAAGAACTCAGACCGAATGACGCACTGCGGCGTTCTCGAGTTTGTGGCAGATGAGGGAATCTGCTACCTGCCGCACTGG ATGATGCAGAATCTGCTGCTGGAGGAAGGTGGTCTGGTCCAGGTTGAGAGCGTTAACCTCATGGTGGCCACCTACTCCAAGTTCCAGCCGCAGAGTCCTGACTTTTTGGACATTACGAACCCCAAAGCAGT GCTGGAGAATGCGTTGAGGAACTTTGCCTGCTTGACCACTGGTGATGTCATAGCCATAAACTATAATGAAAAG aTTTATGAGCTGCGAGTTATGGAGACCAAACCAGACAGAGCGGTGTCCATTATTGAGTGTGACATGAAT GTGGATTTTGATGCTCCGCTGGGATACAAGGAGCCTGAACGCCGGTCTCACCATCAGGAAGAACCGACC gaggaggaggcagatcCAAGCACTTACGCCGAAATGGACACACGATTCAGA GCCTTCACTGGGTCTGGCAATCGCTTGGATGGTAAAACCAAAGGGATCGAGCCCAGCCCTGCTCCTCTGGGCCCCAGCGACATTATAAG AGGTATCCCCAACTACGAGTTCAAAATTGGCCGAGTCACGTTCATCCGAAACTCAAGGCCACTTCCAAGGAGAATGCTTGAGGAT GATGACGCAATGAACAGATTCATCGCCTTCTCTGGAGAAGGACAATCATTACGCAAGAAGGGCAGAAAGCCGTGA